In Populus nigra chromosome 10, ddPopNigr1.1, whole genome shotgun sequence, the following proteins share a genomic window:
- the LOC133704735 gene encoding uncharacterized protein At2g38710-like, with protein MVAANREMAAYCFDTLVAHYNSEDAPPPAFDEGQHPLFVTWKKVVNGGEPHLRGCIGTLEALYIITGFRDYALTSALRDRRFPPIQAKELPTLECTVSILTDYETANHYLDWEVGKHGLIIEFTDPNNNARRSATYLPEVAAHEGWTREEAIDSLMRKAGYTGHITESLRKSIRVTRYQSTLFTLTYSDYVSYVRETRGAAPSINGVKHVNH; from the exons ATGGTGGCTGCAAATAGAGAAATGGCTGCGTATTGCTTTGATACTCTTGTTGCTCACTACAATTCTGAGGATGCTCCTCCTCCTGCTTTCGATGAGGGCCAACA CCCGTTGTTCGTCACTTGGAAGAAAGTTGTCAATGGAGGTGAGCCTCATTTACGTGGATGCATTGGAACTTTGGAAGCTCTGTACATAATTACTGGATTCCGGGACTATGCTTTAACAAG TGCTTTGAGGGACCGCAGATTCCCTCCTATACAAGCTAAAGAATTGCCTACTCTGGAATGCACGGTTTCCATTCTGACTGATTATGAAACGGCCAACCACTATCTTGATTGGGAG GTTGGAAAGCATGGTTTGATTATTGAGTTTACTGACCCTAATAACAATGCAAGGCGAAGTGCCACTTATTTGCCTGAAGTGGCTGCCCATGAAG GTTGGACGAGAGAGGAGGCAATTGACTCGCTGATGCGCAAAGCAGGCTACACTGGCCACATTACGGAGTCACTCCGGAAGTCTATACGAGTGACTCGTTACCAAAGCACATTATTTACCTTGACCTATAGTGATTATGTCTCATATGTCAGGGAAACCAGGGGTGCAGCTCCGTCTATTAATGGGGTGAAGCACGTCAACCATTAA
- the LOC133704873 gene encoding uncharacterized protein LOC133704873 — MYHPTRGGVRGGRDQFSWDDVKADKHRENYLGHSIKAPVGRWQKGKDLHWYARDKKSGSSNADFLKEEIQRIKEEEEQAMREALGLAPKRSSRPQGNRLDKHEYSELVKRGSTVEDLGAGHAEAARVDGLGFSRAPRAWEDPSTLPSIAKEASPEPVKVATRDPSTGNSEEDRPEEDGSSRKKRRHEEKEKKHEKHDRREKHHPHDPDNWRKRLKDKERRRHDSDSN, encoded by the exons ATGTATCATCCGACCAGAGGCGGCGTTCGCGGCGGCCGAGATC AATTTAGCTGGGATGATGTCAAGGCCGATAAACACAGAGAGAATTATCTTGGTCACAGTATCAAAGCACCAGTTGGTAGATGGCAGAAAG GAAAGGATTTACACTGGTACGCCAGGGATAAAAAATCCGGGAGTTCGAATGCAGATTTCTTAAAAGAAGAGATACAGAGAATCAAGGAAGAGGAAGAACAGGCCATGAGGGAGGCCCTTGGTTTAGCTCCAAAGCGCTCTAGCCGACCTCAAGGAAATCGTCTTGATAAACATGAGTATTCAGAACTTGTTAAGCGAGGTTCTACAGTAGAGGACTTGGGGGCTGGGCATGCAGAAGCAGCACGGGTTGATGGTCTTGGTTTCTCAAg GGCACCTCGGGCTTGGGAAGACCCAAGTACTCTTCCATCTATTGCCAAGGAGGCTTCACCTGAGCCAGTCAAGGTGGCTACGCGTGATCCATCAACAGGAAACTCTGAAGAAGATAGACCAGAGGAGGATGGAAGCAGCCGAAAGAAGAGGAGGCACgaggagaaggaaaagaaacatgaaaagCATGATAGGCGCGAGAAGCACCATCCTCACGATCCTGACAACTGGAGGAAACGCCTGAAAGACAAGGAGAGGAGGAGACACGACTCTGACTCAAACTAA
- the LOC133704297 gene encoding RING-H2 finger protein ATL70-like → MNSSSPVETRPQNFGEFALTFGASIGVFSAMAIAILASYFCSRKPIPAGHSLHDVSLSINGQDSVIIEIGLNEATLNTYPKLLYSEAKEKLEKGDDLVATSCCSICLQDYKDSDLLRLLPECGHLFHAQCIDLWLKLHPTCPLCRNSPVPTPTNVTETASRAPRRVLYDAWFVQLMH, encoded by the coding sequence ATGAATAGCAGTAGTCCTGTAGAAACACGTCCACAAAATTTTGGTGAGTTTGCCCTCACTTTTGGGGCATCAATTGGCGTGTTTTCAGCAATGGCAATTGCTATTCTTGCTTCCTATTTCTGCTCCAGGAAACCAATACCCGCAGGCCATTCTCTTCATGATGTCTCCTTGTCCATAAATGGTCAAGACTCGGTCATTATAGAAATAGGCCTGAACGAAGCCACTCTCAATACCTATCCAAAGCTTCTTTATTCTGAAGCAAAGGAAAAGCTTGAAAAGGGTGATGATTTGGTAGCTACTTCTTGTTGCTCAATTTGCTTGCAAGACTATAAAGATAGTGACCTGCTACGGCTGTTACCTGAGTGTGGTCATCTTTTCCATGCACAGTGCATTGATCTATGGTTGAAGTTGCATCCTACCTGTCCACTATGTCGAAACTCGCCTGTCCCAACGCCAACCAATGTCACCGAAACAGCTTCCAGGGCACCCCGGAGAGTGTTGTATGATGCCTGGTTTGTACAGTTAATGCACTAA